From a single Glycine soja cultivar W05 chromosome 19, ASM419377v2, whole genome shotgun sequence genomic region:
- the LOC114398574 gene encoding classical arabinogalactan protein 11-like, with the protein MARQLVLALIFVAIIGMAMANEAPSASPKASPSPKSSPSSSKSSPAPSAESPLSSPPSPTSSDETDISTAPAPASDPIELYAPEPEPFEDPFTTPEETDPADVTSGASALRFSTAVTVVAVAGIFAF; encoded by the coding sequence ATGGCACGTCAACTTGTTCTTGCACTCATTTTTGTTGCCATAATTGGCATGGCCATGGCTAATGAGGCCCCATCTGCATCCCCAAAGGCTTCACCTTCACCAAaatcatctccttcatcatcaaaatcatcacCTGCCCCATCAGCTGAGTCTCCGTTATCCTCTCCTCCATCCCCTACCTCATCAGATGAGACTGACATCTCAACTGCGCCTGCTCCGGCCAGTGACCCCATCGAGCTCTACGCTCCTGAGCCCGAGCCTTTTGAGGACCCCTTCACCACCCCGGAGGAGACCGACCCGGCCGATGTCACCAGCGGTGCCTCTGCTCTTCGATTCTCTACTGCTGTCACCGTCGTTGCCGTCGCTGGCATCTTTGCCTTCTAA